The following are encoded together in the Ignavibacteriales bacterium genome:
- a CDS encoding DegT/DnrJ/EryC1/StrS family aminotransferase has product MTYKYPVYQPDLSGNEKKYVNECLDSTWISSKGKFISEFENKFAEFIGVKYAAAVPNGTIALHLALLILGIGPGDEVIVPTFTYIASVNAITYCGAKPVFADSEKSFWQIDPSDVERKITSRTKAIMPVHLYGHPCDMDSLNAIAKKHNLLIVEDCAEAFGSRYKNIHVGNFGEVSTFSFFGNKAITTGEGGMVVTNDNNLYEKSIHIKGQGLAANREYWHDVVGYNYRMTNICAAIGLAQLERAEAIIKKKKQLAQWYNKYLSSLPVEPQREAPNVFNSYWMYTILVEKAEQRDKLREHLKQNGIETRPAFFPVHTMPIYFDKNTHLPAAEDLCSRGINLPSYPALTEGDVKIISG; this is encoded by the coding sequence ATGACCTACAAATATCCTGTTTATCAGCCCGACCTTTCGGGTAATGAAAAAAAATATGTGAATGAATGTCTCGACTCTACCTGGATTTCTTCAAAAGGGAAATTCATTTCGGAGTTTGAAAATAAATTTGCTGAGTTTATCGGGGTTAAATATGCCGCTGCGGTTCCAAACGGAACTATTGCACTGCATCTTGCTTTGCTCATTCTTGGCATCGGTCCCGGCGATGAAGTGATCGTTCCTACTTTTACTTACATCGCCTCTGTAAACGCTATTACTTACTGTGGGGCTAAGCCTGTCTTTGCTGATTCTGAAAAATCTTTCTGGCAGATTGATCCTTCTGATGTTGAAAGAAAAATTACAAGCCGCACCAAAGCAATTATGCCGGTTCATTTATACGGTCATCCCTGTGATATGGACTCGCTAAATGCTATCGCAAAAAAACATAACCTGCTTATTGTGGAAGATTGCGCCGAAGCTTTCGGCAGCAGATACAAAAATATTCACGTTGGAAATTTTGGTGAGGTTTCTACTTTTAGTTTCTTTGGCAACAAAGCAATCACAACCGGGGAAGGGGGAATGGTTGTTACAAATGATAATAATCTTTACGAAAAATCAATTCATATAAAAGGACAGGGGTTAGCAGCCAATCGCGAATACTGGCACGATGTGGTTGGTTACAATTATAGAATGACAAACATCTGTGCAGCAATTGGATTAGCGCAGCTTGAAAGAGCAGAAGCTATTATCAAAAAGAAAAAGCAACTGGCACAATGGTACAATAAATATTTAAGCAGCCTACCTGTTGAGCCGCAAAGAGAAGCTCCGAATGTTTTTAATTCATATTGGATGTACACAATACTTGTTGAAAAAGCTGAGCAGCGTGACAAACTGAGAGAACACTTAAAACAAAACGGCATCGAAACACGACCTGCATTTTTTCCGGTGCACACAATGCCGATTTACTTTGACAAAAATACCCACCTCCCTGCAGCAGAAGATCTCTGCAGCCGCGGGATAAATCTGCCAAGCTATCCGGCATTGACAGAGGGGGATGTAAAAATTATTTCCGGATAA
- a CDS encoding glycosyltransferase: MPLLRWKHKNHIALFNALKILKDKNQIVPLICTGNRNDYYDELISISKKLGIENQVKFLGIISEEDLVGLYKLTSLVVIPTAYEAGSGPLYEAMRYSVPVICSNVTSLPEAIGSNEFTFNPSDHQRIAALILKGLNDEDFKKRSLANSKSRLEYFKQQDYAANFLEAYRKAIQHKKERNNS, translated from the coding sequence ATCCCGCTGCTAAGATGGAAGCATAAAAATCATATTGCACTTTTTAACGCTTTAAAAATTCTCAAAGATAAAAATCAGATTGTACCACTAATCTGCACCGGCAACAGGAATGATTACTACGATGAATTAATTTCCATTTCGAAAAAACTTGGTATAGAAAATCAAGTAAAATTTTTGGGAATTATTTCTGAGGAAGACCTGGTTGGACTTTATAAATTAACTTCGTTGGTTGTGATACCAACTGCTTATGAAGCCGGCAGCGGTCCGCTTTACGAAGCTATGAGATACAGTGTACCTGTTATCTGTTCCAATGTTACATCGCTTCCCGAAGCAATCGGCAGCAATGAGTTTACTTTCAATCCGAGCGATCATCAGCGAATTGCCGCGCTGATTTTAAAAGGGTTGAATGATGAGGACTTTAAAAAAAGAAGTCTCGCAAACTCAAAATCACGTTTGGAATATTTTAAACAGCAGGATTACGCTGCAAATTTTTTAGAGGCGTACCGAAAAGCAATTCAACACAAAAAAGAAAGAAATAACAGCTAA
- a CDS encoding acyltransferase, with protein sequence MKHEFAEIGKDVTIYPYVIFVNEQNIHLKNNIILSEFAWIHGGIKTFIGNFIHISSYCSIVGGGVCILEDFAGLSAGVRVITGSELVKGEGLTNPTIPKEFRAVSRSFVHLERHAFIASDVVLHPGITIGEGAVIGSNSIVTKDVEPWTINVGSPLKVIKQREKKKIFELQDRLYSKLGVEPFDTKEIVKLKSIQNYIPDINFLL encoded by the coding sequence ATGAAACATGAATTTGCTGAAATCGGAAAAGATGTAACTATTTATCCGTACGTAATTTTTGTAAATGAACAGAACATTCATTTAAAAAATAATATAATCCTAAGTGAGTTCGCTTGGATTCACGGTGGTATCAAAACATTTATCGGAAATTTTATACACATTTCGTCTTATTGTAGTATTGTAGGTGGAGGGGTCTGTATCCTTGAAGATTTTGCTGGGTTGAGTGCGGGAGTAAGGGTGATCACTGGTTCTGAACTTGTTAAGGGTGAAGGACTTACAAATCCGACTATCCCGAAGGAATTCAGAGCCGTCTCAAGATCATTCGTTCACCTTGAAAGACATGCATTTATTGCTTCCGATGTAGTTCTCCATCCTGGAATTACAATTGGAGAAGGTGCTGTTATTGGCTCTAATTCTATAGTCACAAAGGACGTTGAACCATGGACCATTAATGTTGGCAGCCCTCTTAAAGTAATTAAACAAAGGGAAAAGAAAAAAATCTTTGAACTTCAAGATCGACTTTACTCTAAGCTTGGTGTTGAACCTTTTGATACGAAAGAAATAGTAAAACTTAAATCTATACAGAATTATATTCCGGATATTAATTTCTTACTATAA
- a CDS encoding oligosaccharide flippase family protein, producing the protein MLDKIKHLAKHSFVYSISNVALKASGIILLPIYTKYFTLEEYGRLGLLLITIIIFSQSLVLGQGLSIIRFNNTVGYEGKRKSVFFTITFFILIVIGIFLILTQIFLTDIASLFGDPKIYEHYLNICIYIVAVITLNNLFLSKLRADDRSITYTLSGVVKLLVMIVLSIYFIVYKGSGIEGVLYAQLAGELSNTVFVLPLMFKEIKPVFDKTIIKESLRYGFPLIFSSMAINLLNGSDRYIIKYLLDDAQLGLYELAYKVAGVHNMFLILPFNLTLFPLAFKLFKKENDKRYYSKIKTYFAFVMVWAGLALCVFSKEIIMLFAQSDSYYPAYSVVPWIVLAYILYGVSLVSSLGMYLTGNNHYVAYITLFCAGLNIALNFWLIPFYGIMGAAVNTLIAFFILDLLSNLASNQYYKIKFENYKLFKVFFIGTALYLISVCFNDSTYILKYFGKFLLIIFFPFILFYWKFFEDKELSALQGAVTKWKNPLKWIGYLKTEVSELTKKIEND; encoded by the coding sequence ATGCTTGATAAAATAAAACATCTCGCTAAACATTCTTTTGTTTACAGCATCAGCAATGTTGCGCTTAAAGCAAGCGGGATTATTCTCCTACCTATCTACACAAAATATTTTACGCTGGAAGAGTACGGCAGACTTGGTCTTCTTTTAATTACGATAATTATTTTCTCGCAGTCGCTTGTTTTGGGGCAAGGGCTTTCAATTATTCGTTTCAACAACACCGTTGGTTACGAAGGAAAAAGAAAATCGGTTTTCTTTACAATTACTTTTTTCATCTTAATTGTCATCGGAATATTTCTGATCCTCACTCAAATATTTCTAACCGATATTGCTTCGCTATTCGGAGATCCTAAAATTTATGAACACTATCTTAACATTTGTATTTACATCGTTGCAGTAATTACATTAAACAATCTTTTTCTCAGCAAGCTGCGTGCCGATGATCGCTCGATTACTTATACATTGTCCGGAGTTGTAAAACTTTTAGTGATGATAGTACTCTCAATTTATTTTATTGTTTACAAAGGCAGCGGTATTGAAGGAGTGCTTTATGCCCAGCTTGCAGGCGAGCTAAGCAACACAGTTTTCGTACTCCCGTTGATGTTTAAAGAAATAAAACCTGTGTTTGATAAAACAATTATCAAAGAATCTTTACGTTACGGGTTTCCACTCATCTTTAGCTCGATGGCAATAAATCTTTTGAATGGCAGCGACCGCTACATTATAAAATATTTACTTGACGATGCACAGCTTGGTCTTTATGAACTCGCATATAAAGTTGCAGGTGTTCATAATATGTTTTTAATTCTTCCGTTTAATCTTACATTATTTCCGCTTGCATTTAAGTTATTCAAAAAAGAAAATGATAAAAGATATTACAGCAAGATTAAAACTTATTTTGCATTCGTCATGGTTTGGGCGGGGTTAGCTCTTTGTGTTTTTAGTAAAGAAATAATTATGCTGTTTGCTCAAAGTGATTCTTACTATCCTGCTTACTCTGTAGTTCCATGGATTGTGCTTGCATATATTTTGTATGGAGTCAGTCTTGTTTCTTCGCTCGGGATGTATTTGACAGGCAATAACCACTACGTTGCTTACATAACTTTGTTTTGCGCAGGACTAAATATCGCCTTAAACTTTTGGCTGATTCCATTCTACGGAATTATGGGGGCGGCTGTAAATACGCTTATCGCTTTTTTTATTCTTGATCTGCTTTCAAACTTAGCTTCAAATCAATATTATAAAATCAAGTTCGAGAATTATAAATTGTTTAAAGTATTTTTTATTGGTACAGCACTTTATTTAATCAGTGTTTGCTTTAACGATAGCACATACATTCTAAAATATTTCGGAAAATTTTTATTAATTATTTTTTTCCCATTTATACTTTTCTACTGGAAATTTTTTGAAGATAAAGAATTAAGTGCATTGCAAGGTGCAGTAACGAAGTGGAAAAACCCTTTGAAGTGGATTGGATATTTAAAGACTGAAGTATCTGAACTTACAAAGAAGATTGAAAACGATTAG
- a CDS encoding glycosyltransferase, with protein MKICFYLHYTENTSGGINTYSKSVLNLLLGSQDIKKVYLVFSKESAELVKSLLNSVKLIPLPIERKSKPNTFLLLISHLTFDIYNILINYGINRRKIKFLKKISSWINPYRKISSLSIDLVHIPLRFSPIYGLDIPLITTMHDLQELIMPENFSAGERLHRALNSKKAIDESDQIIVSFNHVKEDVKKYFGFTDDQVSVCPPPFS; from the coding sequence ATGAAAATTTGTTTCTATTTACATTATACTGAAAATACTTCTGGAGGAATTAATACTTATTCAAAATCTGTATTAAACCTTTTATTGGGTTCGCAAGATATCAAAAAAGTGTATTTAGTATTTTCGAAAGAGAGCGCAGAGTTAGTAAAATCTTTATTAAATTCGGTAAAACTTATTCCACTTCCAATTGAACGAAAAAGTAAACCGAATACTTTTCTTTTATTAATATCTCATTTAACATTTGACATATATAACATTCTTATAAATTATGGAATTAATCGAAGAAAAATTAAATTCTTAAAAAAAATTTCTTCTTGGATTAATCCCTATAGAAAAATTAGCTCATTAAGCATTGATTTAGTTCATATCCCTTTAAGGTTTTCTCCCATCTACGGGCTTGATATTCCGCTTATTACTACGATGCACGATCTGCAGGAATTAATCATGCCTGAAAATTTTTCTGCCGGAGAAAGACTTCACCGCGCACTTAACAGCAAAAAAGCAATTGATGAATCCGATCAGATTATTGTTTCATTCAATCACGTTAAAGAAGATGTGAAAAAATATTTTGGATTCACGGATGATCAGGTAAGTGTTTGCCCGCCTCCTTTCTCATGA
- a CDS encoding MaoC family dehydratase, which produces MEIKVNSCYEEEFFISDNLVQQFANLTGDINPLHSDNEFVKKTKFGQRIAHGGILFGLLSRILGTKFPGGGTVYIYQNLNFLLPVYPNTKVKVMIKVKEVLPKFGVVLHQQIWNSTGELVCEGEAKIKLPEWCMLKN; this is translated from the coding sequence ATGGAAATAAAAGTGAACTCTTGCTATGAAGAAGAATTTTTTATTAGTGATAATTTAGTCCAGCAGTTTGCAAACCTAACTGGCGATATCAATCCACTTCATAGCGATAATGAGTTCGTTAAGAAAACTAAATTTGGGCAACGTATCGCTCATGGGGGAATTCTTTTTGGATTATTATCTCGGATTCTTGGAACAAAATTTCCAGGGGGCGGGACAGTGTATATTTATCAAAATTTAAATTTTTTGTTACCAGTATATCCAAATACAAAAGTTAAAGTAATGATAAAAGTTAAAGAAGTTTTACCAAAATTTGGTGTTGTTCTTCACCAACAAATCTGGAATTCAACCGGTGAATTGGTTTGTGAGGGAGAAGCTAAAATAAAATTACCTGAATGGTGTATGCTTAAAAATTAA
- a CDS encoding T9SS type A sorting domain-containing protein: MKSTDGGSTWTSQVSGSSSLLRDVDFKEYGEAWAVGLNGVILHSTDKGNTWKSDVSGTTTDLYSVSFIDAEQGWVCGNNQLILHRGKNTIDLITVTSPNGGETWIEASQHDITWMSTNVSEVKIELSLNNGLSWSTIVDSTLSTGIFPWTIPNTFSDSCLIKISNHQNPDTFDVSNGIFAIRSQASNSSITVTSPNGGEVWPTGTLQNITWSSESVENVKIELSLTNGASWTTIVDSTGSTGIFPWLVNASQSSIQSRIRISNLLDQNIYDVSDEVFSIQFISDLEEGSNNVPTDFNSYQNYPNPFNPSTSITFDLPINSHVVLRIFNTLGELISELVNREFIAGTHNVFFNASTLNSGVYFYHLNVLGNDGKNFSSIKKMILMK, translated from the coding sequence TTGAAATCGACTGACGGAGGAAGTACTTGGACTTCGCAAGTAAGCGGAAGCTCTTCTCTTCTTCGAGATGTTGATTTTAAAGAATATGGTGAAGCCTGGGCAGTTGGATTGAATGGCGTAATTTTACATAGTACAGACAAAGGAAATACTTGGAAGTCAGATGTTAGCGGTACTACAACCGACCTCTACTCCGTCTCTTTTATTGATGCAGAACAAGGGTGGGTATGTGGTAACAATCAATTAATCCTACATCGAGGCAAGAATACTATTGATCTGATAACTGTGACTTCACCTAACGGTGGAGAAACTTGGATAGAAGCATCCCAACATGACATAACTTGGATGAGTACAAATGTATCCGAAGTAAAAATTGAATTAAGTTTAAACAATGGTCTAAGTTGGAGCACAATAGTTGATTCGACACTCAGTACTGGTATTTTTCCTTGGACGATACCCAATACGTTTTCAGATTCTTGTTTGATTAAAATTAGTAATCATCAAAACCCAGATACATTCGACGTGAGTAATGGAATATTTGCTATTAGATCACAAGCAAGTAATTCTTCAATAACTGTTACATCTCCGAATGGAGGAGAGGTTTGGCCAACAGGCACTCTACAGAATATTACATGGTCAAGTGAATCCGTTGAGAATGTAAAAATTGAACTAAGTTTAACCAATGGTGCAAGCTGGACTACCATAGTTGACTCTACTGGAAGTACTGGAATTTTTCCTTGGTTGGTAAACGCTTCTCAATCATCAATTCAGTCACGAATTAGAATCTCAAATCTTCTTGATCAAAATATTTATGATGTAAGTGACGAGGTATTTAGTATTCAATTCATCTCAGATCTTGAAGAAGGCTCAAATAATGTTCCAACTGATTTTAATAGTTATCAGAATTACCCAAATCCATTCAATCCATCCACATCAATAACATTTGATCTGCCCATCAATTCTCATGTGGTTTTGAGGATATTTAATACTTTGGGTGAGCTAATATCAGAACTAGTAAACCGGGAATTTATTGCCGGAACTCATAACGTATTTTTTAACGCAAGTACTTTAAATAGCGGTGTATATTTTTATCATTTAAATGTTCTTGGAAATGACGGGAAAAATTTTAGTTCAATTAAAAAAATGATATTAATGAAATAG
- a CDS encoding YfhO family protein has protein sequence MSKVKKVVKPSSKENAGFLNTFSLDKFIPLKFQIPVFALIILVIFLLFYSPLYFGGKTFNSADILTSKSLNGYVEHEREGYTLWNPYVFGGMPAYALATGYKWFNVIWVTVGTLRSAFTSFFNNDYAKWTFYLLVLSYTMFAFVYYRTKNVLISLFSAIAVSFSTGIIAFVYIGHVTKLTALCMFPLIFLMLFNFQNRIRLLDILILIITLNIFILGWHVQIIFYTLFAVGIFFLFNLIRALRNKEKKELPQVLKSAGTFIVAMIFALLIQADNFTQIYEYAPYSTRGTKGVLETESNSVTKNKSDFYKYATDWSFSPGEVLTFIIPSYYGFGKSTYVGPLTQGQPYEVSTYFGQMPFVDVAQYMGVLIFFFALFSMYANRKDPFVQFLTILSAIALLISFGRTFSLAFDLMFNYFPFFDKFRVPSMILILVQMSFPILAALGISKIITMKSEHDIRSEKLIQYSAIIFSALFILGLLLSEPIRQWFIGRASESGEKGQELKPLYDYMADMFAGDFRVVFFISAASFGLAYAYLKNKVSADVFVIALIIFMMFDLFRIDQRAETYTDNSEIEKQFEKPEYLKALDALKDKSTYRILNLKQDRSLGSVGQNSNFNMNFLVQDIYGYSAIKPRAYQDYMDVLQSPANPTFWRMLNVKYIIADQEIPVQGLTPVYNQNKNFIYRNENALPRAYFVNTVEVKKPIEILNAVKNNQFDPKQVTYLEEPLSVDIPDSTAFVKLTSYKDENLKLDVKASGNNFLFLGDTYFPEGWNATIDGKETKIYKANHGFRGIIVPAGEHKVEFNYLPQSFVISKYVALSLSSLVVLGLVVGLFFEWRKKSRTT, from the coding sequence ATGTCTAAAGTTAAAAAAGTAGTAAAGCCTTCTTCCAAAGAAAATGCGGGATTTCTAAACACGTTTTCACTTGATAAATTTATTCCTTTAAAATTTCAGATCCCTGTATTCGCTCTAATTATTCTTGTAATCTTCCTGTTGTTTTATTCGCCATTATATTTTGGCGGCAAAACTTTTAACTCGGCAGATATTCTTACGAGCAAAAGCCTGAACGGTTATGTTGAACATGAAAGGGAGGGATACACTTTATGGAATCCTTACGTTTTCGGCGGGATGCCGGCTTATGCTCTGGCGACGGGTTACAAATGGTTTAATGTTATTTGGGTAACTGTTGGAACTTTGAGAAGCGCATTTACTTCATTTTTTAATAATGATTATGCTAAATGGACATTCTACCTGCTTGTACTTTCGTACACAATGTTTGCATTTGTTTATTACCGTACAAAAAATGTTTTGATTAGTTTATTCAGTGCGATTGCTGTTTCTTTCAGCACCGGAATTATTGCATTCGTTTACATCGGACATGTTACAAAACTTACTGCGCTATGCATGTTCCCGCTTATATTTTTGATGCTTTTTAATTTTCAAAACAGAATTCGACTCCTTGATATTTTAATCTTAATAATTACTCTGAATATTTTTATTCTCGGCTGGCATGTTCAAATTATTTTTTATACACTTTTCGCAGTTGGAATATTCTTTCTTTTCAACTTAATAAGAGCACTAAGAAACAAAGAGAAAAAAGAATTGCCGCAAGTATTAAAGTCAGCCGGTACTTTTATTGTCGCAATGATTTTTGCATTATTAATTCAGGCAGATAACTTCACTCAAATTTACGAATACGCACCTTACTCAACACGCGGAACAAAAGGAGTTTTAGAAACCGAATCTAATTCAGTCACTAAAAACAAATCTGATTTTTATAAATACGCAACCGACTGGTCTTTCTCGCCCGGTGAAGTTCTAACATTTATTATTCCATCTTACTATGGATTTGGAAAATCAACATACGTTGGTCCGCTTACACAAGGGCAGCCATACGAGGTAAGCACATACTTCGGGCAGATGCCTTTTGTGGATGTTGCTCAATATATGGGAGTGTTAATTTTTTTCTTTGCGCTGTTTTCGATGTATGCGAACAGAAAGGATCCGTTCGTTCAGTTTTTAACAATACTTTCAGCGATCGCATTGCTTATTTCTTTCGGAAGGACTTTCTCTCTTGCGTTTGATTTAATGTTCAATTATTTCCCGTTCTTTGATAAGTTTCGTGTTCCTTCTATGATTTTAATCCTGGTGCAAATGAGTTTCCCCATCCTTGCAGCGCTTGGCATTTCAAAAATTATTACGATGAAATCCGAACATGATATTCGCTCTGAAAAGCTAATTCAATACAGTGCGATAATATTTTCTGCTTTATTCATATTAGGGCTGCTGTTATCCGAGCCGATTCGTCAATGGTTTATCGGAAGAGCAAGCGAGTCTGGCGAAAAAGGACAGGAGTTGAAACCGCTTTACGATTATATGGCTGATATGTTTGCCGGAGATTTCAGGGTTGTGTTTTTTATTTCTGCCGCCTCCTTTGGTTTAGCTTATGCTTACCTGAAAAATAAAGTTAGTGCTGATGTGTTTGTTATTGCTCTGATTATTTTTATGATGTTTGATTTATTCAGAATTGATCAGCGTGCAGAAACTTATACCGATAATTCAGAGATAGAAAAGCAGTTTGAAAAACCAGAATACCTAAAGGCACTCGATGCTCTGAAGGATAAATCCACATACAGAATACTAAACTTAAAACAAGATCGCTCGCTTGGTTCTGTTGGTCAAAATTCAAACTTCAATATGAATTTTCTTGTTCAGGATATTTACGGTTATTCTGCAATCAAACCGCGTGCATATCAGGATTATATGGATGTGCTTCAGTCTCCGGCTAATCCAACCTTCTGGCGAATGCTTAATGTTAAATACATTATTGCTGATCAGGAAATTCCTGTGCAAGGCTTAACTCCTGTTTACAATCAGAATAAAAATTTTATTTATCGAAACGAAAATGCTTTGCCTCGAGCGTATTTTGTGAACACAGTTGAAGTAAAAAAACCGATCGAAATTTTAAATGCTGTAAAAAATAATCAATTCGATCCAAAGCAAGTTACCTATTTAGAAGAGCCGTTAAGCGTTGATATCCCCGACAGTACGGCTTTTGTTAAACTTACTTCTTACAAAGATGAAAACTTAAAATTGGATGTTAAAGCAAGCGGGAATAATTTTTTGTTTTTGGGAGATACGTATTTTCCCGAAGGCTGGAATGCTACAATTGATGGTAAGGAAACGAAAATTTACAAAGCCAATCATGGATTCAGAGGGATTATTGTTCCTGCCGGCGAACATAAAGTAGAATTTAATTATCTGCCGCAATCGTTTGTCATTTCAAAATACGTGGCTTTATCGCTAAGCAGTTTGGTTGTGCTTGGACTTGTAGTGGGATTATTTTTCGAGTGGAGAAAAAAATCCCGAACAACTTGA